In Lolium rigidum isolate FL_2022 chromosome 7, APGP_CSIRO_Lrig_0.1, whole genome shotgun sequence, the DNA window TAAATGATACAAATGCTATCTTTGTAAATACCGATGATCTGGATTGTGGATTTCCTCTTTTATGAAGAAAAATGTGAAATATACATTGTAGAGCAAGCATGTTAGCCTCACATGGAAACGCTTCGGACGAAGCCTACCCGGTGATGCGTCTcgttccgctcgtcagaagttagcctcactTTTATATAAATTTAAATCACAATATAACATGCGGCGTGACATGGTGACAATACATGGTGATAAGGGAAAAGATGTTTTGTTCTCAAAAATAATAATTAAATCTCCTTTTCATAACAGTGAGATGAACTGCTCCTCTGTCCGTGAATAATTTCAGATGTCCAGAATCATTTTTTTCCGAGATTAATTGAGCGTGCCTAGAATCATGATCCCATGTTTATGTTTTCTTGGTTCTAGATAACAAAAGCAAGATATGGAAGCATTTTGTAGTCAGGGCAAACAACTATGGCTAGCGAACAACTATTCACGCGCTAGCGTACTAGCATAACCAGAATATGAATATAAGAACATGATACTAATACCATACATTTATAATACATTAAACACATACTAAACATGACACTAGTGATATAGTAGAAGAAGGACTTGACGTGACAATTCCGGAAATTCGTCCCTGataggaatcgaactccggtgtCGTTGAGGTGTGCCACTGCAACCCCAACCACTgtgctaagcccacgtcgtcacATTAAACACATATTGATATTGCATTTCATAACCCATCTTATAGCGAAAGATCCATTATATAGGTATTACAGATAACCATAATTATGTAGAGAAACTCATATGGTTCTATTTTAAAAAAAAGCAAGGGCAAAAGCTTAGCCCCTTTtggttaattaagaagagagtggatttggtgatcaggggatacgtgagcacccggttatcaccgttggatttggtccaccaccgttggattccgctactcactaacggccactcactaacggccactacctcaccggcctccacctccacctcgccggcctccacctcgCGCATCTGAGGTCGCGCCAGTGTCTCCCCGGCCAAGCGCGTCGCCGTGCACCTTCCCCGTCTCTCCTCCCTTCCACTCGACGCGCTGGACCGCGTCGATGCGTGTACAGTGCTAACATCGTTAGACACATCTCGAGCAGagaaggggtgctcacgtatccccctgatcaccaaaCTTCATTCGTAATTAAGAAAGTAGTTTATAATAATTGATAATTGTCATAATACAACAAAAGTTCTGGAAGGTATGTAATTGCAACTATAGGGGGTGGATGTGAAAAGGAGATACACAAATTTAAGATTTTCTAAGTTTTAGGCTTTAAACAAAAGGTGGAGTTGAACAATGCAAAATGAACAACCTAAATGACACAAACTCAAAGGAACACAAAAAGACCGAGCAACAAGAAGAGTGACACGAAGAAACGAGATAACTGTTGAGGAGACATGAGACCTGAGATTTGTTTCTCGTAGTTCCTTCTCTTTTAGGGGAAGCAGGTCTATGTTGGAGGGATGTGACGTCACAAAGGCCACCAACACCACAAAGGGCTCACCTTCTTCTGCGTTGAAGCTACCACAAAGGCGAGTTCACTTCTCCATGAGGCGGTCCCGGTCGAGGTGGCTACCaaaccttcacaaggttggggcacaACTCCAAAACTCAATTGAAGGCTCTAGACTACACCTTGAAGGTTGTACAACACCAAGCAAGCTCTCAAGATGCTCTCATTACAAGGGTCTCCATCATGAGGACCTAGGGTTACAAGTTCCACAAAGGAATTAAGAGGAAATTCGAATTCCTTTGGCCACAAGTAGATCGAGCTCTCCTCATTCGATTCTTCAAAGATGGAGTGAATTGATTGGTTAGAGAGGGAGACCCACAACTTGAAGCTATGGGGTGACGAAGGAGAGAGAAAATCCATGACTAGCGTACCCCTTGAGGAAGAAGGGGTGGCTATTTATAGTCCTCAAATTTCCAGCCATTGCATTGTCGCAGGGCCAAAATATCCGGAATTAGTATACCCACAAGGGGATATTCCGTCCCCCGCATTTCGGCAGGCCCGAACCACTCTGGCTAGGTTGGTTTGACCATCAGCTAATATGCCCTGGCTGGTCGGATAACTACGACCAATATTCCGACCAGGAATTAGAGACTGCAATATTTGGCCGGAATTGGTCCAGACTGGGGTTGGAACACTCCTATGCCGCAGGCAATGCCACAACCAGAAATCTGAGGCTCTTTCTTCACCATTTGCTCAGATATAAACACAAAAACTTGAAAACCTACAAAATAAGACTTAGAGTAGACTATGGTCTTCCATGTCGATTTTCTAGTTTTTGATGGGCCGTCAACTATCTTGTGCTTCATTAGATAGACTTATACACTTAGCATAGATGGTAAAACATTAAAGATCGGATCGGTTTTTGCAGTTACCATATCCTATACGATATTTTTTCGACGGACTTAAAGCGGATAAGATAATTACCAGTTGCAGATTCAAGTATAGATATATGAGTGTAAGCGGATATAATAATTTCTACATTTAGCACTAAGAAATAATGTATTGTATCACATGTTTTATTGTCTATTCTAAACGACACACAATGTATAAGATAAGACAGCTATCTTTGTAAATGACGTGGATTTCCACTTTTATGAACAGAAAGGTGAAATACATTGTGGGGCAAGCATGCTAGCCTCACATGGAAATGCTTACACGCTGTGCTTTTATATGCATAAAAAAAGAATCATTGGAATCAACTATCCAAAGCCACCATGGCGTCCGTCGAGaatgccgccaccaccatcgacTTCCTTGCAATGAAGTGTGTTCCGGAGTCGCACGTGTGGACTGAGCAGAAGGACTATCCGGTGGTGCTCGAGTCGGCAGGGAGCGATGAGGTGCCTGTGGTTGACATGGCTGACGGCACGGACGGTGCTGTCGCCGCCGTGGCGCGGGCTGCGGAGGAGTGGGGCGGGTTCCTGCTAGTCGGACACGGCGTGCCGATCGAGCTCCTGGTGCGTGTAGAGGAGCAGATCAAGTGCCTGCTCGCGCGCCCGGCTCCAGATAAGGAGCGAGCCGCGCGCGGTGGAGACTTCAAGAATGGCTACGGCGTGCCGCCCTATGCGCTCTACTTCTCCAAGCTGATGTGGTCGGAGGGATACACCTTCTCCGCCGCCAACGTCCGCTCGGAGTTCCGGCGGATCTGGCCCGACGGCGGTGATGAGTACATGCGCTTTTGGTACGGACTAGTTTACTACATCCATGCATATCGATCTCATTGAGTGCAGGTGCATTACTAATGCCGTGATGCGTGTTGTACCCAGTGATGTGATGGAGGAGCTTCACAAAGAGATGAGGGCACTCGGTGAGAAGGTGTTGGACATGTTCTACAAGGCGCTAGGGCTTAGCGCTGACCacatcgccggcggcgaggtggagcGCCAGATCCGCGACACGATGACGGCCACCATGCGCCTCAACATGTTACGTGCACGCCCCATAGTAATTAACCAACTTTATTATGTCAGTGACACACAGGGGGTGTCACTCACGCTCTCTAATCTTCTTGCAGGTACCCCAAGTGCCCAGAACCGGAGCGCGCGATTGGGCTCGCGGCGCACACGGACTCGGTCTTCTTCACGTTCATCATGCAGAGCCTGGTGCCGGGGCTGCAGCTTCTCCGGCGTGGGCCTGATCGGTGGGTGACCGTGCCCGCCCAGCCTGGAGCGCTTCCTGTCCTCATCGGCGACCTCTTCCACGTCCTCACCAACGGCCGCTTCCACAACGTGCTTCACCGGGCCGTCGTAAACCAGGATCGCGAGCGCGTCTCCGTGGCTTACCTTATCGGCCCGCCGAAGGACATGAAGGTCGCTCCGCTCGACGTGGCCATTCGTCAGGGGAGCAAAGCTGAGTTCCGTGTCGTGACGTGGCCGGAGTACATGGTGGCAAGGGAGAAGACGTTCTGGAACGACGGGGCGGCTCTCGAAATGCTGCGGGTGACCGAGGATGAAGGAGATGCAGAGCTTGCCCAAGGAATGAATAAGTGATCGTTTCTTATTTCTTTTGTTGAAAAATAAATGGAGACGATGTACTGCTCTGTCCTCTATTTACTTCTTTATTACTATGAGAAAATAAGAGATAAACTGGTCATACAACATAATCACGATCCCGATGTTTATAATTCTTGGCTGCACGGCGGTGATTTTGTTACACAGATTTGCCAATTCTCCGTATAATGAGATTCATGTTACAGCTCAATAGATTTTTCGACGCGTTGCTTTTCCGAAAATAATATGCATGGGCGGGATTCGATCCCTGGACCTGACGCTCACTGATGGAAAACCGTTTTTTTTTAACACGGAGCGCCCCGAAGGGCGTAGAAGCATCATTAATACCAAGCGGTGGGTGTACAATAAGTTATAAAGAACCCCaagaaatagagaaataacacATAGGTCCCTGGTAAATGCAGAAAAGACCtcactaagaaaaagaagaaagcaatcaggtccttctcTTTCCCGACCGGCGAGCAAGAGACCAGAGAGCCGCCATCGGACTCCAAGGTGGGGACGGCACTACTTGCTTCAAAGTCGACGAAGAACGCGACATCCAATCTCCGAGAGGGCCTCCGATGGAGGTTGAAACATCGCCAAGGATCACTGGCGTAGATAACGACAAGCAAAATCGCCGCCGATGTGCTGCTCAAAGAGATCGCTTCATAAGAGCTCCGGTGCCACTTCCGCACCCCACCCACCATGCAGATTCCCCTGCTTGTCACCACCTTGGCGCTTGGATCCGGGGAAAGCTGCAGAGGAGGCAAAGTCGAAGAAGCAGGAGGGACAACCCTACACCACGACGAAGAACTTGACCCGCCATCGGACCCGAAGAACCTTCCACGGACTCGGGGAGACGAGCGTAGATGATGGCGACGCCTGCAGAACCAGTAGATGAGCTTATTGAGGAAGCCATCCAcggatcttcttcttcctttgaccGTCCACCATGGACGAGTACCGGGAAGGAGAAGCTCCACGATCTGGTTGCTGCTCACATGCAACCACATCGGATGacaaaggaagaaggggaggGCCTTATTGGCGAAGATGCCacgccgcctcctcgccgcctgCCGCCGCTCCTGCCACCGGAGAAGGACAGccacgaagaagaaggcgaggacgGGCCAGATCTGGCCATGGGGATCCGGCCTCCTACTCGCAGACTCCACTAGGGTAAACAGCAAAGAACAACATCCTAGACTACTAATTACAGGCTGCCAGGCGCCTCTCCATCCTCCGCTTCGGCCGGCAGTGGCGATGGAGAAGATTCCGGATCGTTCCGGCGAGGGTGGCGACGGGCGGTGGACTCTCAAAGGGGCGAGCTACTGTAGCGAGCTGAGAGGGGGAAAGTCGACCACAATAGCGATGGAAAACAGTTAGAGCAGTGGCACACCAGTAATACACCGATCATCATTGCTAGCCCATTACCTCTAGGCTCTAGCGCACTAGATTAAGGACGTGCGACTGTTATGTTTGGGTGAGTCAGAAGTTTAGTAACCACGTAGCAGTGGCCCACCATGTTTTGTCCGCCACTAGTATTGTCAGTTTTGAAATAATAAATGAAaattatagaaaataaaaaaataaaattctttGAGATGACCATGTGTTTATGTATTCTACTtgttagaaaaattagcaaacatgaatttcaacatttttttcaaaaaaactgGCACCATGTTTTGGTAAACTAGCTGCGGATTTTGCATGCGATCTTTAATGAAAAAAtaaatatatgaaaatgtatcaacCAAAAAAGTTACATCTTATTTCAACGGCCTGCGATCGTTTAACATTTTTTAGATTCctcaaaatcaaaaaggaaaatGGAGTTTTCGAAACTTTTagattttgataaaaaaaataaaaataaaaatagcagtggcgcacgaggAGTTGTGgttcgccactgctaacttttcgaAATATAGGGAGCAACTACATACACCGCTAGGTCCACTATATCTCCTTCCACACATCCTTTATCCACCCCTGCTTCCTACCTTCTCTTCCTTCCTACCTACTTGCCTCATTCTCTTCTTTCTCCATGGATCcttctcatcttcctcctcctccatgtctACTCCTCCTCCatgcctcctccttcttctcctcctcctaattcctcctcctccttctcattaTCCTCATGCACCCACCTTCTACCCCAGCCTCCTACTCCCCTTGCTTGCCAATCCGACCTCGCCACCAGCCGCCCTGCACCGACCTCACCGTCAGCCACCCTGCCTCGAGCACACCGTGTCAATCTCCGGCGAATCCACCAAGATGCACAAGAACGAAaattattcaaaaaaaatcacaaaTAAAATGGTGCCAGATCTAGATCGAGATTTCAaaattagcaatggcgcacctactTTTACATAAATGGCACATCGGGCAGGACTAGCAGTGGCCAACCTAACAACTAATAGTGGCGCATCAGGTGGTACACCGCTAGTATATGGCTTACCAGTGGCGCATCTAGGGGTGTGCCACTGGTacccactagtggtgcgccactgctaggtttTTTCTAGTAGTGGCAAGTCAGCGTAGCAAACAAAAAGTATTAACCAACCCACCTAGTATTGTTTGGTGCAGGAAATAGACACAAACTATTTTTGTTCTATGTCATATATACGGTACCTATATAATTTGTCTTATTTTTGTACTTTCAAATACCATCAAATGAACTAGGCGAACCATTGGTCTAACCAATGAACCGCGAATCATATATAAGAGTGGCATGTGTTCCACTGCTAGCCCATTACTAGTGGCGCACTTGGTTAGGGATGTGCCATTGCTATATCTGGGGATGTGGGAATTTTAGTAACCACATAGCAGTGGCACATCATGCTTTGGTATGCTGTTggtattttcaattttgaaaaaataaaataaaatgatagaaattttAGAATTAAATTAGATGTGTTATATATTCTAGTTgttaggaaaattaacaaacatgaattttgacttttgtATTATAAAATGGTGCCATGTTTTAGTAAAATTGCTCTAGATTTTACATACGACCTCAAGTGAAAAAactatatgaaaatatatctacgGAAATACTTACATCTGATTTCAATGTCCTACAGCAGTTTAACAATTTTTTAGATtcctcaaaataaaataaaaaccataGTTGTCGAAACCTTTAGATTTCGGAAAAAATGGAAGTAGCGCATGTGGAGTTGTGGCGCGCCACCGCTAAATTTTTGAAATTTAGGGAGTAGCTACCTACACcctatctccactatatcccctttcacGCATCCTTTATCCACCCATGCCTCCTTTCTTTTCATTCTCCCTGCCTACTtgcctccttctcctctttctccATGCCTCCTCTTCCCCATGACTCCTTcccatctccctcctcctcctccatgtctactcctcctcctactactactactcctcctcctcctcctcctcctcatgccTCCAACTGACGAATTGTTAACCTCGTCAATGCCCATGATGAAGCGCTTGAGTTTCAGGAAAGAGGACACAGGCGAATCAACAAACCGGTCATCCAAACTAGGCAGCCGACGAATATTATTACCAATGGCAAATTGCCGAGGTTATAGTATCTGGAACTAGGGTTACGAGGTGTATTCTATGATCCAATCTCCCTcctcggtggctcctcctagccctttATATAATTGGTTGGCTCTCAGAGTCCACCTCGAGGTCGTATTCCAGTATAAGTAGGTTTACCCGATGTGAGCTTCACATTCCTAACGCGATATCTTCGGATCCTTCAGGATGTTTTCGTGGGCTTTCCTCTATTCCCTCTCGAGCTTTGTACCAGGGGTGGCAATGCTTAGGATCCGATATGGCATACCCATGTCACGAACTTCTAATCCCTAACCATCGGCCGCTCTACCATGACCACGTCATCTCAATCTCCAGCGCCTCCACAAGATGCACAAGAAATAAAATTATAAAAAACAAAACAATTACAAATAAAATGATGACATATCAGATTTCATAAATAGTATTGACACACCTACTTTTATATGCgcaatgacccacaagtataggggatcgcaacagttttcgagggaagtacaacccaaatttattgattcgatacaaggggagccaaagaatatttataagctttaacaactgagttgttaattcagatgcacctggaaatagactcgcATCAGTTTATcactagtaacagttttatagcagtggcagtAGTGAAGTAACAATAATAATGAAATCAAAACAGCAGTAGTGATGATTGTAGtagacaacatgattaaaatattgtaggcataggatggatgaacgggcgctgcatggataagagagtcATATAATAAGAAAGATATGGACAttgcaagtataatgataaaagcatcctagtataaagtaaccataggcgtgtgatcctatttagtcgtgcatgctcgcaatgagaaacttgcacgacatcttttgtcctaccagcccgttgctgcggggcctcaagggaaactactagtAATTAAGTTACTCCTTTTGATAGAGTgtcgaagcaaagcattaacactctgtgaagacacgtgatcctcacatcatagccatctcCTCTGGCTATCCCAAttgttgtcactttggggcctcgggttccggacaacgttatgtgtatacaacttgcagatatgataaaAAATAATTATTATCCTCATGAAGTATGCAACTAAAGCTGCTCAATAGTCATGCAAGCTATGAAAAGATACCAACACAAAAATAaacaacatgaaacataagtatccacaggattgcaatgttcataatttGATATGATAAAGTTTTATTTCGCTTGCCCttatttgtggagcaaaacataaatgccaaggcacctctgaagttcaagagaagactagaattaaaaatatcaaaagatacaagcatcacagttataccacaattaattgtATTCTAGGACAAGCatgttacactaagaatgacagctatgcTTTCGAGAAAGTGCTCAAACAAAAGACGGTGACTCAACATTAAAGGTAAAAGATAGCTCCTTCGAAGAAGGAGGTATGGTTAACAAGTTTTATTAATCTCCCAAAAAGtacggtacttattagctttgagctctcattgcccctatcatagacatcttgaatggttaaagttaatgtgagtgcaCAAATGAGTTATATTATTGACAAATCATAAGTTGAAAATCTCACGcctcttgaatacgagtacctacacctcatgctatttaacttaggtcccaaataagttcttgtcattgtaagtatacatgtattatAAAGAACGCAacaggggtacctcttgccccatgatatggaagtactctttaATATAAGTGCAATCCcacaccaaaatgacaagacaaacagacagtgagcatctcaacaatccttttatttagtatgggtatagctttttattgaagatgcttcatagaatgctcactatggaatgctgtaaactttcaccatgaatatATGATGCATGACTTAGGTTAGCGGCCCATCGTTTCTCTAacgcatatacaaactccatggacttacaagtttccattttatttcgcatcaataggcatccataaacaaaagaacatgatatcaaGTAAATAAGAATAAGTACAATGTCAAAAGCGTTCcctatgaaagcatggttgtgctaacttacaACTTACAACTTCAAGCATATAATctacataagatagtcacaatggctcATGTTTATTAAGTGCGAGAAAGTAAATATGTCATCAAGTTTGTGAGAgccttactaactaattttctcaggacaaaatttaatttggaagatgaatAAAAACATGataaatatacttggaatagcaatgatgctagtaggtagatgtggtggacacaattggcaaacttcggtttttgggagttggatgcacgagtagagcataCTCATTacatgtgaaggctagcaatagattgGGAAACGATAATCAAGAAAGCAgtaactatcataatcatgcttgcgacagaataaaattaacagaagcataaaagtaatacaagaactctgaggcaaaataaatcatcatggcttaattgaattttgttcagtcatatgcatgcgtgagcacatGCCAAGTAGATTCAGATGAAGCGTTCAGAGGAAGATACCACAATGTTATACTGTTATACgaatagagcaatgcaagcaaatctctatatgacatgttacttactattagtaaatttgaaCCAATCATAAGAGAGAAAGAACTACTAAGCATCATTAAATAACATAAACCTTATACgaacaaactaagcatgtccaCATAAATGAGAATATGTACAAAAccaaaaacaaatagagttcataccagcctctcaccatatCTCGAATTGTCGTAGGTCATCATTATTGCTCTTTACTTGTGGCTTGAATAACATGAAATGATAACAATGCTCCAATGGAGTCACGGAAAACTATTGAACTCTGCAGCAAAATTTACAAAATCAAAGAAGgataacaaatatttttgggttttcgcTTTTTGAATCATCAAACAAAGCAAAAATGTTTTTGGATTTTCGTATAGCAAACCATAACGAGAAAATGAAACAAACTAAATAAgcaaatgaagagaaacaacagaaatatttttggtctttttgtgttttgtaaatagaaacaaaacaagaacaacaaaaagaaagaaaactaacatAGACATATAAATGCgaaaagtggcagaaatctgccaacacagaacaacaggtaaagatggaATTTTTAGAAAATGTTCTGTTGCTCAGATCAAAAAgttctcaactaatgaaagttagataacaacctggggaatagtttcaaaaattcacagctcaaaattacgttctggctgggaatacaaatttttatgggacatcacagaatctgttttgggacagcaacttccccgatacttacctccttcctattagaggctatcgtTGGTATGAAAATGAAATAAATGGGATAAGGataggtcattacagtagtaacaacttccaagattcaataaAATAGAAATTATAGAAATAAACtaaaaaagaacaaaagaaagcgaAATATGGATATACAAAGTTCTCACGGAATATGATATATCGATGAGTGAGATGTTGGTATACGCCCctccccccccaagcttaggcttttggcctaagtggagatcaatcccaaggATCCCAAGAAGTGGCACCTCCATAATATGACGATGAAGCACCTTCGTCCTGATATGAACTCGAGGACGCCCCGGTGTAATGCACGACGTAGTCATCGGCGGGCGCCTCCTCCTGGTGCTGCTCATGAAATtcaagcaagcgcagctgctcgtCCAGCTCCTTCTTGGAGCGCTACCACGGCATCCTGCGAATACTAAACAAACTAGGTTGTGGCAGGGGAACTTCCCTTTCACCCCCATCAGTAAATAACATTCTATAAACCAAACTTCCTGCACAAGAGTCAGCAGTAACAAATTGATGGATTTTCATGGCAGTAAGATCAAGTCTCTGTGGTGCCAACAATACATCATTGGGATCAACAGGAATATCCAAAGTAGCTATAATACGTGTAGCAATAACTCCTCCATAGATGTCTCCTCTAGTAACTAAGCGACgaccaataagagcaccaaggttgTACTTAGTACTATTATTGAGTGAAGTATAGAAAAGCCAAATGATAATGAGAAATATTACTAGTCTTTTTCCTACCAAAAATactagtagcaaggtaataagtAAAGTATCTAATACCTGGGAGTTGAATGTTTTTTTCTTGCCACGTTGGGCACTACGGTCATCATCATTCGTCACCCCTCTGTAGAGTTCCAACAAATCAGTAGGTGTATCTTTGATCCTCTTCGATGTT includes these proteins:
- the LOC124671352 gene encoding gibberellin 3-beta-dioxygenase 1-like encodes the protein MVTGETETNGSMPYLNAVVLELRAAACTHQCRSSYAASMAREPPQSSQTPRYFDFLAMKCVPESHVWTEQKDYPVVLESAGSDEVPVVDMADGTDGAVAAVARAAEEWGGFLLVGHGVPIELLVRVEEQIKCLLARPAPDKERAARGGDFKNGYGVPPYALYFSKLMWSEGYTFSAANVRSEFRRIWPDGGDEYMRFCDVMEELHKEMRALGEKVLDMFYKALGLSADHIAGGEVERQIRDTMTATMRLNMYPKCPEPERAIGLAAHTDSVFFTFIMQSLVPGLQLLRRGPDRWVTVPAQPGALPVLIGDLFHVLTNGRFHNVLHRAVVNQDRERVSVAYLIGPPKDMKVAPLDVAIRQGSKAEFRVVTWPEYMVAREKTFWNDGAALEMLRVTEDEGDAELAQGMNK